The genomic stretch CGGTAGACGTACACGCCTTCCGCGCGCACGCCGGGCGGCGCCGCATCGACAGGCATCAGTCTCCGCATCCCTTGATCACCCGATCCATGCTGCGCCGCATGGCCGCATGAACTCCGGTCCGGGGTTATCCGCTGCCATTGTTGAGTGTTCACCACATTCAGGCACGGACCGGTTGCTTTTCTACGCGCTATCGTTCAGCAGAACACCGCCGATACGCCGTCCATGGGGGAGCAGAAGTTGCGGCATGGCTACCGCGAGGAAAACCAGGAGGACGGTGCAGTCGAGCGCCTGGACGTGGCGAGGCCGGGCGATGTGCAGGTACTCGATGTGAGTTCACGCTTCCAAGCCGGGGCTCAAGCCGCCGAGTTGGGCCTGCTGCCCCCGTCGCCGTCACCGCTGCCCCGCGCCGGACACCGGCCGCGTCCGGGCGAAGTGGAGGCATGGCTGCTCCATGTTCCCGCGAACGGCGCCGCCGCCATGGCGGGTGCCGGCTGTCTCGACGAAGGGGAGCGGCTCCGCGCTGCCGCGATCACCGCCGGGCGGCCACGGCTCCGGTACGTCACGGCCCACGTCGGGTTGCGCGTACTGCTGGGTTCCTATCTGGGGCTGGCACCCGACCAGGTCGGCTTCGTCCGCGAACCGTGTCCGATGTGCAACGGCCCGCACGGCCGCCCGGCCCTGGCCGGCGAATCGTCGTTGCACTTCTCCATGTCGCACTCGGGCGACGCGGTGCTCTTCGCGGTCGCGTCGTCCGCCGTCGGCGCGGATGTCGAGGCCCCTTCGGCGAGACACGGGAGGTTCGACCTGTCCTCGTATCTGCACCCTGCCGAGCAGCGGGCTCTGCAGGCGCTGGACCCCGCGGAGCGCACTGCGGCTCTACTGGGGTGCTGGGTCCGCAAGGAGGCTTATCTCAAGGGCGTCGGCTCGGGAATCGCCGGTGGTGTCGGGGCGGACTACGTGGGGCTGGAGGCCGCGTACACGACCGGCGCGGCCGACGCGGAGGAGCCGCTCCTGCCGATCGGCTGGACGATCCTGGACGTCGCCGTACCGGAGGGGTTCAAGGCCGCCGTCGCCCTTCGGGACGGCCGTCCCCCGGGCCGGAGACGAACCTGCCTGCCGACGCGCTCCTTCGGCCTGACCCAGGCCGGCCACCGCCGGTCACCCGAGGGTGGGCAGCAGCCGGTCCCGGACCGTCCGCTGGAAGTCGCCCCCGTCGGCGCCGGGAGGAACCAGTTCCGGGTCGATGCACCGGAGCCGGAGGACACCGAGGTGGACGGCGTGGAGCGAGAGCGCCGTTGATTCGGCCTCGGGCAGGTGCAGTCCGGCCTCGGTGAGCAGGTGCCGCAGGATGTCCGGACGGCGCCGGTGCGTCTCCGCGAGGACCTCGCGGACCTCGGGGCGGACCGCGTCGGCCTGCAACGCGATCCCGATGCCCCGGAAGGGGCTGTCGAAGACGTACTCCAGCAGCGCGGTCATCTTGGCGGCGGGATCCGGCAGTTCGGCCGGCGAGGCGGCCACCTGGTCGGTCGTCGCGCAGCGCCAGTGCTGCAGCGCGGCCCTGATCAGCGCGTCGCGGTTGGCGAAGAACCAGTAGAAGCTTCCCTTGCTGGACCCGTGTTCGGCGGCGAGGGAACGGGCCCAGGTCAGGACCGGCGGGCAGGCCACCGGCAGCACGCTCACGCACTCACCGGGACTTTTCTACCACTCTGGCCCAGAAATTGACAGGGACTTGACGATTGCCTACGGTCCGATCGTCAGGTTCTACCGATCGCGCCCGAAGGTATTCATGACCGCGTCCCCGACGTTACCGAAGTCCAGGCAGCAGTTGATCCTTGCCGTTCTCAACCAATCCGCTTACGAGCGCCGATGACGCGGGCAGCCACTGACACCATGGGAATCGGGCAAAAACTTCCTGGTGGCCGACTTGACAGTCAAGCCACATATCTCCCCGACCGTCACATGTTTGCCTTGTGGACCTGGTCCGGCCGCGCCGTGGGGGCTGCTCCGCCGGTCGGTGATGTCGAGACCGTTGCCTTGGTCGTCCCGACATCAGACCTTGGCGGGTTCGAGGTGTCCGACGTCGACTGCGCGCTGATCGAGCCGGACAGGCTCGCCGGCGCGCCCCTCGACTCGCCCGGCCGTTCGGTGGATGTCTGGCGGGCGCGGATTGCGGGCGGCGACCCGGCCCTGCCGATCGCAGCGCATGCCGTTCCCGATGCCACCGGTGTCGCCGTGACGTCGGCGGAGCATGCCGTGGCCGTCTTCCATCACACCCATGCTGTTGCGACCGAACTGCGCACAGCGCTGACCGCCGAGCTGCGGCCGTATCAGGTTCGCGGTGTGAGCTGGCTGCGCGAGACCGTCGACGCACACGGCGGCGCGGTGCTTGCCGACGAAATGGGGCTCGGTAAGACGCTGCAGACCATCGGCTATATCGCCGGGCGCGCCAAGGAGGGGCCGCAGCTGGTGGTGTGTCCCACGTCGCTGGTCGGGAACTGGGCACACGAAATCGCGCGGTTCGCACCTGACCTGCGGACGACAATCTGGCGTGGCGGGCCACTCAAAGAGGCGGACAGCGGGACGGTGGTGCTCACCGGCTACCCGACGCTACGCATACACAGCCCTGCCATGACGGAGCATCAGTGGATCACTGCGGTTTTCGATGAGGCGCAGGTACTGAAGAACCCCCGCACGCAGGTATCGAAGGCCGCGCGAGCCATTGCGGCCGACGCGCGAATCGCCTTGACCGGAACGCCCGTCGAGAATCACCTCGAGGAGCTTTGGGCGCTGCTCAATCTGGTCGCACCGCAACTGTTCGGGCACAAGACGCAGTTCCGCCGTCGCTTTGTCCGGCCGATCGCGAACGGCTCCCTCGCCGCCGCTGCCCGACTGCGCGGGGCAATCGAGCCGGTCGTGTTGATGCGGAAGAAGTCCCAGGTCGCAAGCTCGCTCCCACCCAAGATCCACGCCGACTTGATCTGCGACCTCACCGAGGAACAGCAGCAGGTGTACGACCGACTGCTGGAGCAGGCGATCGACGACGGCTTCGGCAGCGGCGCACGGCGCCAGACCAAGGTGTTGGCGGCCCTGACCGCGCTCAAACAGGTCTGCAATCACCCGGGCCTGATCACCGGTGATCTCGATGAGCTGTCAGGAAGGTCGGGAAAGCTCGACCTGTGCACCGACATTGTGGCCAACAACCTCGAAATCGGATCGCCAACCCTCATTTTCACCCAGTACCGGCAGACCGGTGAGCTGCTGGTGCGACACTGCGGCGAACAGTTCGGTGTGGGTGTGCCGTTCTTCCACGGC from Streptomyces roseochromogenus subsp. oscitans DS 12.976 encodes the following:
- a CDS encoding DEAD/DEAH box helicase translates to MFALWTWSGRAVGAAPPVGDVETVALVVPTSDLGGFEVSDVDCALIEPDRLAGAPLDSPGRSVDVWRARIAGGDPALPIAAHAVPDATGVAVTSAEHAVAVFHHTHAVATELRTALTAELRPYQVRGVSWLRETVDAHGGAVLADEMGLGKTLQTIGYIAGRAKEGPQLVVCPTSLVGNWAHEIARFAPDLRTTIWRGGPLKEADSGTVVLTGYPTLRIHSPAMTEHQWITAVFDEAQVLKNPRTQVSKAARAIAADARIALTGTPVENHLEELWALLNLVAPQLFGHKTQFRRRFVRPIANGSLAAAARLRGAIEPVVLMRKKSQVASSLPPKIHADLICDLTEEQQQVYDRLLEQAIDDGFGSGARRQTKVLAALTALKQVCNHPGLITGDLDELSGRSGKLDLCTDIVANNLEIGSPTLIFTQYRQTGELLVRHCGEQFGVGVPFFHGGLNQKQRADIVRRFQADNGPKVLVLSLKAGGTGLTLTRAADVIHFDRWWNPAVEAQASDRVHRIGQTRTVTVTTLTTGTTVEEHIAAMHSRKSALSDIADMSGVAELARLDDDRLIAILRRKRDS
- a CDS encoding 4'-phosphopantetheinyl transferase family protein, whose product is MGEQKLRHGYREENQEDGAVERLDVARPGDVQVLDVSSRFQAGAQAAELGLLPPSPSPLPRAGHRPRPGEVEAWLLHVPANGAAAMAGAGCLDEGERLRAAAITAGRPRLRYVTAHVGLRVLLGSYLGLAPDQVGFVREPCPMCNGPHGRPALAGESSLHFSMSHSGDAVLFAVASSAVGADVEAPSARHGRFDLSSYLHPAEQRALQALDPAERTAALLGCWVRKEAYLKGVGSGIAGGVGADYVGLEAAYTTGAADAEEPLLPIGWTILDVAVPEGFKAAVALRDGRPPGRRRTCLPTRSFGLTQAGHRRSPEGGQQPVPDRPLEVAPVGAGRNQFRVDAPEPEDTEVDGVERERR